Proteins encoded in a region of the Mucilaginibacter sabulilitoris genome:
- a CDS encoding ABC transporter permease encodes MIKNYFKIAWRSLVKNKLYSAINIGGLGVGMAVSFMLLIYVYNEFAFDGFHQKKDRIYKVLRNQPANGEIYTGDATPVPAAPAIIKDYPEVETAVRATWGYDQLFNYNNKPLKFNLMAADESFLDMFTFDFVKGNKHDAFKDLASVIMTESAVKALFGDTDPIGKMVKLNGKDLVKVTAVIKDMPENSTFRSKAIISWKFNESVQPWLKTSGWGNYSFATYVLLKPGANVDKLNREMKKLITRYDVKNKENELFLYPFTRWHLYSEFKNGVNTGGSIEYVRLFLFLAVGILLIACINFMNLSTARSERRSREVGIRKVVGARRVAIVQQFLSESILTAFLAFLLAVILMRVLMPYFNEIIGKQMIVPLANQWTWITAIMVILITGILAGSYPALFLSSFKPVKVLKGANNTGKKTLHTRQILVVLQFIFATCLILSSILIYKQIDYIKNRPVGYAQNGLIELDLEGNMIKEFDNFRRDIINSGAVVDAATSSGSIANNNSSTWGVTWPGQLAGEDKIPIDQIATSYHFVPTFGLNILAGRDFEEGRPADTAAVILNEAAVKMMHLKAPLGQIVKWQGTSCAVIGVVKNFVWGSPYEPVKPVIIGFNKGWANAIGVRLNPKAPVSKSLATVEAIYKKYNPEYPFQYKFVDETFGEKFKTEKLLGTLSSSFTVLAIVISCLGLFGLASFSAEQRKKEISIRKVLGASISNLWFNLSKEFLILVVISFVIGSAISWYYMNNWLGHYTYRTNMSLWVFAATIGVSVVVCLLTVSWQAIKAALSNPVKNLRSE; translated from the coding sequence ATGATTAAAAATTATTTTAAAATAGCCTGGAGAAGTCTGGTTAAAAACAAACTATACTCTGCCATTAATATTGGCGGCTTAGGCGTGGGAATGGCAGTAAGCTTTATGCTGCTGATTTATGTATATAATGAATTTGCTTTTGATGGCTTTCACCAGAAAAAGGACAGGATATACAAGGTTTTAAGAAACCAGCCGGCCAACGGCGAAATATATACCGGCGACGCCACCCCGGTGCCGGCAGCCCCGGCCATTATAAAAGATTATCCAGAAGTAGAGACTGCAGTGCGCGCCACCTGGGGGTACGATCAGTTGTTTAATTACAACAATAAGCCGCTCAAATTTAATTTAATGGCTGCCGATGAATCATTTCTGGATATGTTCACATTTGATTTTGTTAAAGGTAACAAACACGACGCGTTTAAAGACCTGGCCTCGGTTATCATGACAGAATCAGCAGTGAAGGCGCTGTTTGGGGATACCGATCCGATAGGGAAGATGGTAAAGCTTAATGGTAAAGATCTGGTAAAAGTTACCGCTGTTATCAAAGACATGCCTGAAAATTCAACCTTCAGGTCAAAGGCCATTATCTCGTGGAAATTCAATGAATCTGTTCAACCCTGGTTAAAGACCTCCGGGTGGGGTAATTATTCATTTGCAACTTATGTGTTATTAAAACCTGGCGCAAATGTAGATAAGCTTAACCGCGAAATGAAAAAACTGATTACCCGCTATGACGTTAAAAACAAGGAAAATGAGCTGTTCCTTTATCCGTTTACCAGGTGGCATCTATATAGCGAATTTAAAAATGGGGTAAATACAGGCGGCAGTATCGAGTATGTGAGGTTGTTCCTTTTCCTGGCCGTTGGTATTTTACTGATCGCCTGCATCAATTTCATGAACCTGAGCACCGCTCGGTCTGAGCGCCGATCGCGCGAGGTTGGCATCCGTAAGGTGGTAGGAGCCCGGAGAGTAGCCATTGTTCAGCAATTTTTAAGCGAATCTATCCTGACCGCTTTCCTTGCATTTCTGTTAGCGGTTATATTGATGCGGGTGCTGATGCCGTATTTTAATGAGATAATAGGTAAGCAAATGATTGTTCCTCTTGCCAATCAATGGACATGGATAACCGCCATTATGGTAATCCTGATAACCGGCATACTGGCAGGAAGTTACCCGGCCCTGTTTTTATCGTCATTTAAACCGGTAAAGGTTTTAAAAGGTGCAAATAATACCGGTAAAAAAACACTGCATACCAGGCAGATACTGGTGGTTTTACAGTTTATTTTTGCTACCTGCCTTATACTTTCGAGCATACTTATTTACAAACAGATCGACTACATCAAAAACCGGCCCGTAGGCTATGCACAAAATGGTTTAATAGAGCTTGATCTGGAGGGTAATATGATTAAGGAATTTGATAATTTCAGAAGGGATATCATTAATTCGGGTGCAGTGGTGGATGCTGCTACCTCATCGGGCAGTATTGCCAATAATAACAGCAGTACCTGGGGTGTTACCTGGCCCGGGCAACTGGCGGGCGAAGACAAGATACCGATTGACCAAATTGCCACATCCTATCATTTTGTTCCAACCTTCGGCCTGAATATTCTTGCCGGCCGCGATTTTGAAGAGGGCAGACCGGCAGACACTGCCGCTGTTATACTTAATGAAGCAGCTGTTAAAATGATGCACCTGAAAGCTCCTTTAGGACAGATAGTTAAATGGCAGGGTACCTCATGTGCTGTTATCGGGGTTGTTAAAAATTTTGTATGGGGATCACCCTATGAACCTGTAAAACCGGTAATTATAGGCTTTAATAAAGGTTGGGCAAACGCAATAGGCGTACGTTTAAATCCAAAAGCTCCGGTATCAAAAAGCCTGGCAACTGTTGAGGCCATCTACAAAAAGTATAACCCAGAGTACCCTTTCCAATACAAATTTGTTGACGAAACCTTTGGTGAGAAGTTCAAAACAGAAAAATTACTGGGTACTTTGTCGAGCTCGTTCACCGTACTGGCTATCGTGATATCTTGCCTGGGCTTATTTGGCCTGGCATCGTTCTCGGCAGAGCAGCGTAAAAAGGAGATCAGTATCCGTAAGGTACTTGGCGCCAGCATCAGTAACCTGTGGTTCAACCTGTCAAAAGAGTTTTTAATACTCGTTGTCATTTCGTTCGTCATCGGGTCGGCCATCAGCTGGTATTACATGAACAATTGGCTTGGGCATTACACGTATCGTACCAATATGAGTTTATGGGTATTTGCGGCTACCATAGGTGTAAGTGTGGTGGTGTGCCTTCTTACTGTAAGCTGGCAAGCCATAAAAGCCGCCCTGAGTAACCCGGTTAAAAATTTGCGAAGTGAATGA
- a CDS encoding IS3 family transposase produces MIIKQDYPQLSWEVLCRLFGKTRHAHYDHLWRAQNDSLKEDVILQLVYETRDSLPRLGTRKMIHMLAPRLKSHGIVVGRDYLFDLLGVHKLLIRQRKKKAYTTDSRHWMHKYNNLVKDLPVARPEQVWVSDMTYIRVMNQWGYLSLITDAFSRKIMGYCFRDDMLAQGCLEALQMALNNRIYHDRLLIHHSDRGSQYCSKDYVNVLLFHGVQISMTQNGDPYENALAERMNGIIKEEFNLYSSSLNFEQTRQKIEKSIKTYNEVRPHGSCDYLTPSQAHTQQHALKRRWKSYQRKWQKENPVVKAV; encoded by the coding sequence ATGATAATTAAGCAAGATTATCCCCAGTTAAGCTGGGAGGTTCTTTGCAGGCTGTTTGGCAAGACCCGTCATGCCCATTACGATCATTTATGGAGAGCGCAGAATGATTCTTTGAAGGAAGACGTCATCCTGCAGTTGGTTTATGAGACCAGGGACTCACTTCCCCGTCTGGGAACCCGAAAAATGATACACATGCTGGCTCCCCGGTTAAAATCCCATGGTATTGTTGTAGGCAGGGATTATTTATTTGATTTGCTGGGCGTTCATAAGCTATTGATCCGGCAACGTAAAAAGAAGGCTTATACAACAGATTCCAGGCATTGGATGCATAAATACAATAACCTAGTAAAAGATTTGCCGGTAGCAAGGCCAGAGCAGGTTTGGGTAAGTGATATGACTTATATCAGGGTAATGAATCAATGGGGCTATTTGTCGCTGATCACAGACGCTTTCTCCAGGAAGATTATGGGTTATTGCTTCCGTGACGATATGCTGGCGCAAGGCTGCCTAGAGGCGTTGCAAATGGCTTTAAATAACCGCATATACCATGACCGCCTGCTTATCCATCATTCTGACAGGGGATCACAGTACTGCTCGAAAGACTATGTAAACGTGCTCCTGTTTCACGGTGTACAAATCAGCATGACACAAAACGGAGATCCATATGAGAATGCATTGGCCGAGCGGATGAACGGGATTATTAAAGAAGAGTTCAATCTCTATAGCAGCTCGCTGAACTTTGAACAGACCCGGCAGAAAATAGAAAAAAGTATCAAGACTTATAACGAGGTCAGGCCACATGGCAGTTGTGACTATCTAACGCCAAGTCAGGCGCATACTCAGCAGCATGCACTTAAAAGGCGTTGGAAAAGCTATCAGCGAAAATGGCAAAAAGAAAACCCTGTAGTTAAGGCTGTCTAA
- a CDS encoding ABC transporter permease, with translation MLRNYFKIAWRNLIKHKVFSLINICGLATGVAAFWLITLYVTDELSYDRYNAKADRIFRVVQHGDWNGGKFNLAVTSAPYAPALKNDYPEVEAAIRIDAEGGGKITYGDKQINEGSMFFTDNAIFNVFTYHFLYGEANNALAKPQSIVLTQTLAQALFGNAADAVDKTILIENTPNTVTAVIDDVPVNSHFTFKALRALPAGYTTPWGNANVYTYILLKEHDDFKKIEAGSDAFYNKYLKGGRGARHYKMELQPLTSIHLNSNLDYEIGSNGNITYVYVFGVVALLILAIAVINYINLTTARSSVRIKEVGVRKVIGSSKNQLMLMFFAESVLLTVIATLLAGMIIQLALPYFNQLSGKSLILLQFGLTKTAGIAIAFALVTGILSGLYPALLLSGFATIPAMKGQTGSQASTILFRKSLVVFQFIVTIVMIAGSCIIYQQLHYVMNKDLGFNKAQVLTFHISDKSARTKIAAIKNQLLQNPSVESVGVAGNPIGNNDIGSGDFNISSDGKPNAESKFVENLIVDEDFIPTLQVKMAKGRNFSSAMATDQKDAIIVNETLVNELGWKDAVGRLVRSGVDQDGKVITQKIIGVVKDFNTYSLQHKVAPMVMRMPAAANDEDNLYVRVSKNNIPATLNYISKIYGRFDIENKVEYHFLDQNFANQYKSEQKQGSILFIFTILAICIACLGLFGLVTFTAEQRVKEIGIRKVLGASVTNIVTLLSKDLLKLVLIATVIASPLAWYGMSKWLQGFAYQVGVQWWVFALAGAAAIFIAFITIGAQSVRAATVNPAKSLKSE, from the coding sequence ATGTTAAGGAATTACTTTAAAATAGCCTGGAGAAACCTTATAAAACATAAAGTTTTTTCATTAATCAATATTTGCGGCCTTGCCACTGGTGTTGCCGCTTTTTGGCTCATTACTTTATATGTTACCGATGAGTTAAGTTATGACCGTTACAATGCCAAAGCCGACCGGATATTTCGCGTGGTGCAGCATGGCGACTGGAATGGCGGCAAGTTCAATCTGGCAGTGACCTCGGCACCTTATGCCCCGGCATTAAAAAACGATTATCCAGAAGTAGAGGCTGCCATCAGAATTGACGCGGAAGGCGGTGGTAAAATAACTTATGGCGATAAGCAGATCAACGAAGGTAGCATGTTCTTTACAGATAATGCCATCTTTAATGTATTCACCTACCACTTTTTATACGGCGAAGCCAATAATGCTTTGGCAAAGCCACAATCAATAGTATTAACCCAAACCCTGGCACAAGCCCTATTCGGCAACGCAGCAGATGCCGTTGATAAAACTATACTAATAGAGAATACCCCCAATACCGTTACAGCTGTTATTGATGATGTTCCTGTAAATTCGCACTTCACCTTTAAGGCTTTGCGCGCACTGCCGGCTGGTTACACCACGCCCTGGGGTAATGCGAACGTATATACCTATATACTTTTAAAGGAGCATGACGATTTTAAGAAAATTGAAGCAGGCTCCGACGCGTTTTACAACAAATATCTGAAAGGTGGCCGCGGCGCCCGGCATTATAAAATGGAACTGCAGCCGCTTACCTCCATCCACCTTAACTCAAATTTAGATTATGAAATTGGTTCAAACGGTAATATCACTTATGTATATGTGTTTGGCGTAGTTGCCCTGTTGATTTTGGCTATTGCAGTTATCAATTATATAAACCTGACCACAGCCCGCTCATCGGTACGGATTAAGGAAGTAGGTGTGCGCAAGGTAATAGGCTCCAGCAAAAATCAACTGATGCTTATGTTTTTTGCCGAGTCTGTTTTGCTTACCGTGATAGCAACACTGTTAGCCGGGATGATCATTCAACTCGCGCTGCCATATTTTAACCAGCTTTCGGGTAAAAGTTTAATACTGCTTCAGTTTGGATTGACCAAAACAGCGGGTATTGCTATAGCTTTCGCTTTAGTTACCGGTATTTTGAGCGGCTTATATCCGGCCTTGTTACTTTCGGGCTTTGCCACTATTCCGGCCATGAAGGGGCAAACAGGCAGCCAGGCTTCAACTATACTATTCCGCAAATCGCTGGTGGTATTTCAGTTTATAGTTACCATAGTCATGATAGCCGGTTCATGTATCATATACCAACAATTACATTATGTAATGAACAAGGACCTCGGTTTTAATAAGGCGCAGGTGCTTACCTTCCACATTAGTGATAAATCTGCAAGAACCAAGATCGCGGCAATAAAAAACCAGTTGCTGCAAAACCCCTCTGTTGAAAGCGTAGGTGTAGCCGGAAACCCCATTGGTAACAATGATATAGGTTCGGGCGATTTTAATATCAGCAGCGACGGAAAGCCAAATGCCGAATCAAAGTTTGTAGAAAACCTGATTGTGGATGAAGATTTTATCCCAACACTGCAGGTTAAGATGGCAAAGGGGCGCAATTTTTCATCAGCAATGGCTACCGACCAAAAAGACGCCATTATTGTGAACGAAACACTTGTGAATGAGTTAGGCTGGAAAGATGCGGTGGGCAGGTTAGTTCGCAGCGGAGTTGATCAGGATGGTAAAGTCATTACGCAGAAAATTATAGGTGTAGTAAAGGATTTTAATACGTATTCATTACAGCATAAAGTAGCCCCAATGGTTATGAGAATGCCTGCAGCTGCAAACGACGAGGATAATTTATACGTACGGGTAAGCAAGAATAATATACCAGCCACCCTTAATTATATCAGCAAGATATACGGCCGTTTTGATATAGAGAATAAAGTGGAATACCACTTTCTCGATCAGAATTTTGCCAATCAGTACAAGTCCGAGCAAAAACAGGGGAGCATCCTGTTCATATTTACCATCCTGGCTATTTGCATAGCATGCCTTGGCCTTTTTGGCCTGGTAACCTTTACCGCCGAACAGCGGGTTAAGGAAATAGGTATCAGGAAAGTTTTGGGTGCAAGTGTAACCAATATCGTTACCCTGTTGTCGAAAGATCTGTTAAAGCTGGTATTAATCGCCACCGTCATAGCATCGCCGCTGGCCTGGTATGGCATGAGTAAATGGCTGCAGGGTTTTGCTTACCAGGTAGGCGTACAGTGGTGGGTTTTTGCGTTAGCAGGCGCTGCTGCCATATTCATAGCTTTTATAACTATAGGTGCACAATCGGTAAGGGCTGCAACTGTGAACCCGGCTAAAAGTTTGAAGAGTGAATAG
- a CDS encoding ABC transporter permease, whose amino-acid sequence MLKNYIKIAWRNLYKNKAFSLIHILGLTMGITVCLMIFLYISNEFSFDNFHSKGKNIYRVMRGFDATKARVPYLSGPYAPALLNDYPQEVKQAVRVSPRNDLVSFGEKAFNEKKVFATDAGFFTLFSFPFIKGNAATALKEPGSIVLTETTAKRYFGNVDDAMGKVVRMDKSLQLKVTAVVKDVPSNSHLDFDMVMPISNYVHDNGFDIWINNSMYVYVLLDEHISQAQLESRFPQFMDKYMGKDMARMGSKFDLKLTPLKDIYFEQSSAFDTVKHGDRTVVFIFISIAILIMLIACINFMNLSTIRAVERSKEVGMRKVMGALRNHLIIQFIGESLLLALISCALSVGLLLMLMPWYNQLLGYTLTVAWNQPPIYLFLAGVILVVGFLAGSYPAFFLSAFSPIQALKGKLRLGRGGTFFRQSLVVTQFSISVLLIISTIVIMNQMSFVKNKSLGYDKAQTVIVSIDNNDIYNHRRAFKDQLQNSGNVASVSLMSGEPGGFFDVQGFEAEGQHEVFKSRSEFADFEFVKTLGLKVIAGRDFSPQFATDTTEAVLVNRTAAKLLGFTPEQALGKWIKNTVRDDKKRHIIGVIEDFNFLSLKENMDALVISPSEDKRVAVIKLKPGHIKSSLADIKNIYNEVAPIYPFEYKFLDQQFDVTYRTDIRQQTMLGIFSGLAIFIACLGLFGLASFTAAKRTKEIGVRKVLGSSVQNILLLLSKDLLKPVLLATVIAMPLGYYCMNRWLQNFAYRTPLHWWIFALAAVATFLIALTTISLKSVKAALANPVNSLRSE is encoded by the coding sequence ATGTTAAAAAATTACATCAAAATCGCGTGGCGAAACCTTTATAAGAATAAAGCTTTTTCGCTCATTCATATCCTGGGGCTAACCATGGGCATTACAGTGTGCCTCATGATTTTCCTGTATATTAGTAATGAGTTCAGCTTTGATAACTTTCATAGTAAAGGGAAAAACATTTACCGTGTTATGCGGGGTTTTGATGCTACAAAAGCAAGGGTTCCTTATTTATCGGGACCTTATGCGCCGGCTTTGCTAAATGATTACCCTCAGGAGGTAAAGCAGGCAGTACGTGTTTCTCCCAGGAACGACCTGGTATCATTTGGTGAAAAAGCTTTTAATGAAAAGAAAGTATTTGCCACCGATGCCGGTTTTTTTACATTGTTTTCTTTCCCCTTTATTAAAGGCAATGCCGCAACAGCTCTTAAAGAGCCGGGCAGTATTGTACTTACCGAAACAACAGCTAAACGATATTTTGGCAATGTTGATGATGCCATGGGCAAGGTAGTGCGGATGGATAAAAGCCTGCAATTAAAAGTGACTGCTGTTGTAAAGGATGTTCCGTCAAATTCGCACCTTGATTTTGACATGGTGATGCCTATATCAAACTATGTGCACGATAATGGTTTTGATATATGGATCAATAACAGCATGTATGTTTATGTGCTGCTTGATGAACATATAAGCCAGGCACAGCTGGAAAGCCGCTTCCCGCAGTTTATGGATAAATATATGGGCAAGGATATGGCCCGTATGGGAAGCAAGTTCGACCTTAAACTTACCCCGCTTAAAGATATTTATTTTGAACAGTCATCGGCATTTGATACCGTAAAGCATGGCGACAGAACTGTGGTATTCATATTTATATCCATCGCCATACTCATTATGCTTATTGCCTGTATCAATTTCATGAACCTGTCTACCATAAGGGCGGTAGAGCGATCCAAAGAAGTGGGTATGCGGAAGGTAATGGGCGCTTTGCGTAATCACTTAATTATCCAGTTTATTGGCGAGTCGCTTCTGCTGGCCTTGATTTCATGTGCGCTGTCTGTAGGTTTATTATTAATGCTGATGCCCTGGTACAATCAACTGCTCGGATATACTTTAACAGTGGCCTGGAACCAGCCGCCCATTTATTTGTTCCTGGCAGGCGTAATATTAGTTGTTGGTTTTTTAGCCGGCAGTTATCCTGCGTTTTTCCTTTCGGCGTTTTCGCCAATACAGGCATTAAAGGGAAAATTACGGCTTGGCAGGGGCGGCACGTTCTTTCGGCAGTCGCTGGTGGTAACGCAGTTTAGTATTTCGGTGTTGCTGATCATCAGTACCATCGTTATCATGAACCAGATGAGTTTTGTTAAAAACAAATCATTAGGTTATGATAAAGCCCAAACCGTAATAGTAAGTATCGATAATAATGATATTTATAACCACAGGCGTGCTTTTAAAGACCAACTACAAAATTCGGGCAATGTGGCTTCCGTATCGCTCATGTCGGGCGAGCCGGGAGGTTTTTTCGATGTTCAGGGATTTGAAGCTGAAGGGCAGCATGAAGTATTTAAATCACGATCAGAATTTGCCGATTTCGAATTTGTAAAGACCCTTGGCCTTAAAGTAATAGCCGGCAGGGATTTCTCGCCTCAGTTTGCTACCGATACCACCGAAGCGGTACTTGTAAACCGCACCGCGGCCAAATTGCTTGGTTTTACACCTGAACAGGCCCTCGGCAAATGGATAAAAAACACCGTGCGCGATGATAAGAAGCGTCATATCATAGGCGTAATTGAAGATTTTAATTTCCTGTCGCTCAAAGAAAATATGGACGCCCTGGTAATTTCGCCAAGCGAAGACAAGAGAGTAGCGGTAATAAAATTAAAACCAGGCCATATCAAATCATCATTAGCCGACATTAAAAACATCTACAACGAGGTAGCACCAATTTACCCGTTTGAATATAAATTCCTTGATCAGCAATTTGATGTTACCTATCGTACAGATATCAGGCAGCAAACAATGCTCGGTATTTTTTCGGGGCTGGCTATATTTATCGCATGCCTCGGTTTATTTGGCCTGGCATCATTCACTGCTGCCAAGCGTACCAAAGAAATAGGTGTACGTAAAGTATTGGGCTCATCGGTACAAAATATATTGCTTTTACTATCAAAAGATTTGCTGAAACCAGTATTACTGGCCACAGTAATTGCTATGCCCCTGGGTTATTATTGTATGAACCGCTGGCTGCAGAATTTTGCTTACCGTACGCCATTGCATTGGTGGATATTTGCTTTGGCCGCGGTAGCGACATTCTTAATTGCATTAACTACCATCAGCTTAAAATCGGTAAAGGCAGCACTGGCAAACCCGGTAAATAGTTTAAGGAGCGAATAG
- a CDS encoding ABC transporter permease, translated as MLKNYFKTAIRSLRKNTGFTAINILGLSVGLATCLLIVFYVIDEVGYDRFNKKADRIMRVNFEIKFGGNHSRYAQTMAPLAQVLKTEFPNVETTLRLKGRGGVHVKKGNENIQEDRIVYSDPALFDVFTLPIINGNAATALVEPNSAVITESTAKKYFDQTDVVGKTLVLNDHENYKITGVIKDIPKQSHFNYDFFLSMSTLGESRETTWLSNNFNTYVLLKPGVDYKKFNAQLPPMMRRHINVELQSVVHLTTDEFEKAGNFFKMDVTPLTDIHLYSDKIGELGHNGNIMYIYIFSAIAIFILLIACVNFMNLSTARSSNRAREVGVRKVLGSPRGSLIAQFLAESILVTFVSTLIAVLMAWAFLPLFNQVASKELAITLHSLIWLVPVMIAVSLVIGCLAGFYPAFFLSAFQPVDVLKGKLSTGFKGGMLRSFLVVFQFSISIILIIGTLVIYNQLKYIQNKNLGYDRNQILIVKNTGALGNQAKIFKQEVKQLPGVDDATLTGYLPTADYRNTSALFQDPTLDQKRGILPQVWSVDEDYLRTLNIKVVSGRNFSTQLHTDSSAVIVNETAVRLMGLKSPLNKPIYRPMDSGGKTIKKFNIIGVVKDFHFSSLRDNISPVTLFLEDNYDALSVRTNGKNAPALISAIESKWKSLLPNQHFAYSFMDQDFDATYRTEQRIGKISVIFTSLAIAIACLGLFGLAAYAAEQRTKEIGIRKVLGADVSVIVAMLTKDFIKLVFIAILISSPVAWYFMHQWLQGFAYRVNFQWWIVALAGIGAILIAFLTISFQSIKSALANPVNSLKNE; from the coding sequence ATGTTGAAAAATTACTTCAAAACCGCCATTCGCAGCCTGCGGAAAAATACAGGCTTTACAGCTATTAATATTTTAGGCTTGTCTGTTGGGTTAGCCACTTGTTTATTGATTGTATTTTATGTAATTGATGAGGTAGGCTATGACCGGTTCAACAAAAAGGCCGACCGCATTATGCGGGTGAATTTTGAAATAAAGTTTGGCGGCAATCATTCGCGATATGCGCAAACCATGGCCCCGCTTGCGCAGGTTTTAAAAACCGAATTCCCAAACGTAGAAACCACCCTGAGGTTGAAAGGGCGGGGAGGTGTGCATGTTAAAAAAGGGAATGAGAATATTCAGGAAGACCGGATAGTTTACAGCGACCCGGCTTTGTTTGATGTTTTTACCCTGCCTATTATTAATGGCAATGCCGCCACAGCCCTGGTTGAACCTAACAGCGCGGTAATTACCGAAAGTACTGCCAAAAAATATTTTGATCAGACTGATGTAGTTGGCAAAACGCTGGTATTGAATGATCATGAAAATTATAAAATTACAGGTGTTATTAAAGACATTCCCAAACAATCACACTTTAACTATGATTTTTTCCTGTCCATGTCAACCCTCGGCGAGAGTAGGGAAACTACATGGCTGAGCAATAATTTTAATACCTATGTTTTGCTAAAGCCAGGTGTTGATTATAAAAAATTTAACGCCCAGCTGCCGCCAATGATGCGCAGGCACATTAATGTAGAACTGCAAAGTGTTGTTCACTTAACCACGGATGAATTTGAAAAGGCGGGCAACTTCTTCAAAATGGATGTAACACCGCTTACGGATATACACCTTTATTCAGACAAAATAGGCGAACTGGGGCATAATGGCAACATCATGTACATTTACATCTTTTCGGCCATTGCTATATTTATCCTGCTTATAGCTTGCGTTAATTTCATGAACCTCTCTACCGCCCGTTCATCAAACCGGGCACGGGAGGTTGGGGTGCGTAAGGTATTGGGTTCGCCGCGTGGATCATTAATAGCCCAGTTTTTAGCGGAATCTATTCTGGTAACCTTTGTATCAACTCTTATAGCGGTGTTGATGGCGTGGGCCTTTCTGCCCTTATTCAATCAGGTAGCCAGTAAAGAACTTGCCATTACGTTACATTCACTCATTTGGTTAGTTCCGGTAATGATAGCTGTGTCACTGGTTATTGGATGTTTGGCGGGGTTCTATCCAGCGTTTTTCTTATCGGCATTTCAGCCTGTTGATGTGCTTAAAGGAAAGTTATCTACAGGTTTCAAGGGAGGTATGCTCCGCAGTTTTTTAGTAGTTTTCCAGTTCTCTATATCCATTATCCTGATCATTGGTACGCTGGTTATTTATAATCAACTCAAGTACATCCAGAATAAAAACCTGGGTTATGACCGCAACCAGATACTTATTGTAAAAAATACCGGGGCACTTGGCAATCAGGCTAAGATTTTTAAACAGGAAGTTAAACAGCTGCCCGGTGTGGATGATGCCACATTAACAGGCTATTTACCTACCGCAGATTATAGAAATACAAGCGCGCTGTTCCAGGACCCTACGCTTGATCAAAAACGCGGCATTTTACCACAGGTATGGTCGGTTGATGAGGATTATTTGCGTACGCTTAACATCAAGGTAGTTAGCGGCCGTAATTTTTCGACCCAGCTGCATACAGATTCGTCTGCAGTAATTGTAAACGAGACTGCCGTTAGGCTAATGGGACTTAAATCTCCCTTAAACAAACCAATTTACCGCCCTATGGATAGCGGGGGCAAAACCATCAAAAAGTTTAATATTATTGGTGTTGTCAAAGATTTTCATTTTAGCTCATTACGTGATAATATTTCGCCGGTTACCTTGTTTTTGGAAGACAACTATGATGCGCTCAGCGTGCGCACCAACGGCAAAAACGCTCCTGCCTTAATATCAGCCATCGAGAGCAAATGGAAATCGCTGCTTCCCAATCAGCATTTTGCCTATTCATTTATGGATCAGGATTTTGATGCCACCTACCGCACCGAGCAGCGTATAGGCAAAATATCAGTCATATTCACTTCATTGGCCATAGCCATAGCCTGTTTAGGGTTGTTTGGTTTAGCTGCATACGCCGCGGAGCAGCGCACTAAAGAAATAGGCATACGCAAGGTACTCGGAGCCGATGTGTCTGTTATTGTTGCCATGCTGACCAAAGATTTTATCAAACTGGTGTTCATCGCTATATTAATATCGTCGCCGGTTGCCTGGTATTTTATGCACCAATGGCTGCAGGGTTTTGCTTACCGGGTAAATTTTCAGTGGTGGATAGTAGCGCTGGCCGGCATAGGTGCAATTTTGATCGCCTTTTTAACCATCAG